TGTCCTGACGTTCAACCGCGGGTTCCGCCGACGCCTCGGCCTGTCGCGGTGCGATCTGTGGGCCGAGCGAGACTGATCCAAGCCATAGGGCTCGCTCTCAGCACAGGTGGTCGGCCACGCATGACGGCACCGCGGGACGCCCAGCCCGCAGGCGTCGCCTCGCAGGGTCACGGCAGCGTCCAGAAGATCAGGATCATGATCGCGTAGGCCGCGGCCAGAAGGAGCGCCCCCTGCAGGTCGATTCGGGCGCGTCGCTCCGGATCCGGGGAGAGCCACCAGCTGAGTCGCTTCGCGGCCCAGGGCACCATTCGGGAGGTGAGGAGCACGCTGAAGACGTTGCCGACGAACAGCGCGATCGGAAAATCCAGCTTCAGGGTTTGGGCGAGAATCGGCGTGCCGACGAGGAGCCCCCACAGGAACACGGTCGGGTAGAGCGTCAGCACGACGATCATGTTCATCTTCCACGCGGCCGGCGCGGCGCCGGCCGGTGCGACCTCGCGGAACCACTGCTCGAAGCCGCTCTGGACCGTCCGGGTGTGGAACTCCGCGGTGAGCGGCGCCGCCTCCGCGATCAGCGCGCGGCGCTGGGGGGAGGCGAGCCAAGCCTGGAGATTGGCGTCGCTGTCGAACCGCAGGATCGCGACGAAATCCTCCTGCACGCCCGGAACGGCCGGTTCGAACCGGTAGCCCTGCAGGCCGCGCGCCTTCGATTGCGCGGCGGCCATCTTCTGCTCCCATCCCAGATAGGCCGCTTCCATCCCGGGCTTCACGCGGGTGCTGATCACAGCGCTGACCGGCACGGTCCGGGCCGCGCTGGCCCTGTCGTTGACGATGTGGACGTCGTCGCGGCCCACCAGCATCGGCGCAGTCCCGGCGATGCGGGCCTGCCGCTCGGGAGAGGCGAGCCACGCCTTGGCGTGCTCCAGGGTGGCGAAGCGCTGGAGGATCACCCAATCCGCCTGCAGGGGCGGCCGCGGCGGCATCAGCTGCTGCTCGATGAAGCCCGGGAACGACGCGACGACCGCGTGGGTCCCGGCCTGCCACCGGGCGAAGGCGTCGGCGCTCTCCGGGTGGATGGTCGTCTGGGTCACGATACTGACCGACGTCGTTGTCCCGTTCATGGACGGAGGCGCGTCCGTCGCGCGACTCGGGGTGCCTGCCAGGACGGAGCGGTCGACGGGCCGTCATCGACGTCGTGCCCGCCCATCCCCCCGCTCCGGCGATCGCGATCCCCGCGGACCTGCAGCCTCGGTCCAGCGGGGCGGGTGCCGGGACATCGACGAGCTTCGAAGGGCGCAACATCTCCGTCCGTGCGCAGCGGAGACATCGAGGACTGCAGGTGCATGATCCCTCCGCCGTTCGACCGGCGACGCGGCTGCGTCCGAGTCTGTAAGCCTGGGACGTCGAATGTCGGTCAAGAGATTATCGAGTGGCGCGATTGATGAAAGTGTGAATGCTCATCGCCGCGCCAAGCATATCGCTCCGTGAGGTGATCGCGGGCGGAAGCCGGCAATGCCGAACTCTACAATCGAGATGGGTGGATGTTTCGCCGTGAACCGGTTTGTACGCCGGTGCCATGAGACAAGGCGACAACCAAATCAATGAGTCCCCGGTCCGCGTCACGATCCACGGTGCGACCAGCCGCCTCGGCCGCAAGGGCGGATGCCGGCGCTGTCACCCGTGTCGGCGGGAAAGAATCTTTCCTGTTCCTGCGTGTCGAAGACCTCCGGACCGGCCGTGTGCAACCACCGTTTCGGCGGTGATGTCTGATAGGTCCGTCGCGGATTCGACCTTCCGCCGGGTTAAACTCGCTGGTTGGCTCGGAGATATTGCTGTCGGTGGTATTTTTATTTTCCGGTTTCAGTCATGGCGGAGGGGGTGTTGACGAGCGTTCTATGGCCATGCCTATCTCGTCGCGAGGCGTCCCGGTCCAATCTCTTCCTGATGTGGACGTGCAGACATGCAGTCGCTGGTCAAGGTGTGTGAAATCTCATCCGGCTGACGGGATGCGCGTGCAGCGCAAGGTCGACGATCGACTGTGTGCGGCTCTTGAATACATTCGATCGACTGGGCCTGCCGCGTAGAGGGTCACATGGCTGACAAGCACGAAGAATTCATGGCTCGGGCGATCGCCCTGTCCGAGCGGACCTCCCTGGTGGACAGTGCCGGCGGCGTGTTCGGCTGCGTGATCGTGCAGGACGGACAGATCATCGCGGAAGGCGCCAACCGGGTGGTGGCGGAAAACGACCCGACCTGGCACGGGGAGATCGAGGCGATCCGCAAGGCCTGCAAGGCGCAGGGCAGCTTCAAGCTCCGCGATGCGACGCTCTACACCAGCGCGGAGCCGTGCCCCATGTGCATGGCCGCGGCATACTGGGCCGGGATCAAGCGGATTTACTACGCCGCGCAGGTCGAAGATGCTCTGGAATACGGCGGCTTCGATGACAGCATGATCTACGCCGAGCTCAAGAAGGATGTCGGGGAGCGTTCGATCTCGACTCAGCAGATCATGCGCGAAGAGGCCGTCGAGGTCTGGAAGAAGTACGCGCAGAAGGCGGATCGCGTCCCCTACTGAGAGGAGCGCCCGCGACATGGCCGCCGGCCGGAAGCGCGCTGGCGATCCCGCCCGGGCGGGATTCTCGCCTGCGTGGTGCGACCGAGGGAGATTCGATCTCTGGCGGGCACACGCAGCGGCCCGGTGATCGGTCCGGGCAATCCGGAGATCCTGGAGGCGCTCCACGGAGAGCTGTGGAACAGATGGATCTCCGAGCGGGCGCCGCGGACGGTCGTCCAGGCCGCGCGAGGATGACGTGATCGCCGCGGTGGCCTTTACCCGTGCCAACGGATGAAGGTTGCGATCCGGGGCGGCCGAATTTGGTGCCAGCCCACTTCGCGGAGGACATCCGGTCGAGGGTGGGGGCGTCTCACCAACCCAAGCCCCGGCGCGCTGCTGGATGCCATGCTGCCGCTGTGGCTGAAGGAGCCGTCGGCCACCTCCCCGTTCCTGTTGACGATCCTCTGCGGACGCTACGATCCGGGCTCGCAGAAGCACATGGCCCGTTCCATGCGCGCAGCGTTACGCCGCCGCGCGGCGGCCCGGATCCCGCGGGGCCGCTCGGACGTTCCCTCGCGTCAACGCGTCTGTGGAGGATCGCCGTGGGGCTTGCCGCCTTCGTTTTCTTCGTCGTTCCCTGGATGGCCGTCGCGATCTGGATGTCGCAGCGGCCCAAGGGCGTCCGGCTGGGCGCCGATGCCACGCCCTGGCGCCCGCTGACAGACTATCCGCCGCCGCAGCGGGATCAGGGGCGCGCGTCGGAGACTCAGAGCCTCGAGGCGGGCACCGCCCACGACGGCAAGCACGCGCCCATCGAAGTCGTGTGACGCCGGGATCGTGACGCCGGGACCCGGACGCGCTCGGGTCAGGCCTCGGCCTCGAGCAGGTGCAGGTTGAAGCTGCCGCCCTCGGCCTGCCAGAGGGCCCGGGGTGTCCAGCCGCTCGCGGACGCCAGCGCCCGGAACGCGTCCGCGGTGTACTTGTGCGACGTGTCGGTCCGGATCCCCTCGGAGGCCGCCACCGTGATGGTCCGGTCGCCCAGCCGGTAGCGGGCCGGCCGGATCGCGACGAGCTGGGCCTCCACGCGCAGGGGATCGAGGCATACGCAAACCGCGTGGCGGAAGTTGTCGCGGTCGAAGTCGGCGCCGAGTTCCCGGTTGAGCCGGGTGAGGATGTTGCCGTGGAAGGCCGCCATCAGCCCATCGGCGCCGCCATAGGCGCGCTGCAGGCGCTCGGGGTTATGTGTACCGTCCGCGCCGACGAGGAACAGGCTCGGCCCAAGGGTCGCGCGGGCGCGCTCCAGGAACCGGCCAGCCTCCCGCGGCTCGAAGTTGCCGATGCTGGTGCCCGGGTAGAAGCCCAGGATCCCCCCCGGTCCCGCAGCCACCGGCAACTGCACCGGCCGCGAGTAGTCGGCGCAAACTGGCACCATCGCGATGCCCGGGTAGTCCGGCGCGAGCCGCCGGATCGCGGCCTCCAGGTAATCGCCCGAGATGTCGATGGCCACGTAGTTGGACGGGTCGGGCAGCGCGTCGAGGAGCGTGCGGATCTTCCGGCTGGCCCCGCTGCCGAACTCAACCACGGTCACGCCCGGCGCAACCCGGCGGGCCACGTCCGCGGCGGCCCGCGGCAGCAGCGCCATCTCCTGGGCGGTCGGGTAGTAGTCGGCGTTATGGCAGATCCGGTCGAACAAGTCGGAGCCGGTCTCGTCCCAGAGGTACTTGCCCGGCAGCGTCTTCGGCTCGGCCGTCAGGCCCGCGAGGGCGTCCCGGAGGAACTCGTCGTTCATGGCTGCGTGACCGTGAGGATGACCAGGGCGAGGCGCTCCACCTCATCGTAGACGGCGTTGGCGAGTTCCTCGCCGTACTCATCGGGATCGAACTCCCGATAGGTCCAGTCCAGGCCGTCGCGGGTGCAGCGCTCGGCCACCGCCTCGCGGAATGGATCCTCGCCCTCCACGATCGCCGCGCCCGTGAACAGGACGAGGCTGCCGCCGGGGTTGAGGCGCTCGATCGCCTGCTCGGTCACGGCGAGCGACAGGCCGGCGCCGAGCGGTCCGCCGCCGTGCCGATAGGCCCGCGCGGCGGAGTCGATCATGAAGGGCGGATTCGACACGATGAGGTCGAACCTGCCCGCGACGTCGCGCAGCATGTCGCTGCGGAGAACCTTCACGCCCCCGGTTCCGGCGAGCCGGCCGTTGATGCGCGCCGCCCGCATGGCCGCCGGATTGATGTCGACGAGCACGACCTCGGCCCCCGACGCGCGCTTGGCGACGCAGATCCCCGCGGCGCCGGATCCGCAGCCGATATCGACCGCGCGGCGCACCGGCTTCGTCCGGCTCTCGAGATGGGCGATCACCGCGCTCGCGAAGCGCGTCGTGTCGGGTCCGAAGAACACCGCGTCGGCGGCACTCGGCGGGTAGGCGGAATGGGCGAACAACTCGCCGTCGAGGCTTGAGAAGCGTATCGTGGATCGCAGGAGCGGTCCGTCCTCCACGACGGCGCCGGCCGCCCGCATCAGGTGCAGGATCGGCTCGGGCAGCACCTCGGGGCGGAACGGCCGGCTCCAGCCGAACACGTCGCGCAGGCTCCGCGCCTCGGCGTTCCGGGGGCGGGCATTGACGTGGGCGTGGGTCGCGGGCGTCACTGTGGTGAAGGTGTAGCCCGTGTCGCGCAGGGCGCGGGCCAGAGCGAGCACGGCATCCTCGTCCTGCGGAAACGGTTCGGATCGCGTCACTGGCCGGTCCTCAGCTGTCCATCTGGCGCGCCACGAAGGCGCCGAACGAGAGATCCTCGGCCACCTGCTGCGCGTCCCAGGAGGGCGCGGCCTCGCCGCGCCGGAACGGGCAGGCCCACGCCTCGGGGACCGCCCGCCCGCTGAATTGCCGGGCGGCCGAGTGCTCGCCGTGCTGGGCCAGCATCGGATTGACCGAGCCGGTCCAGGCGACGTCCCGGTCGACGATCGCGCTGCGCAGGCGCTCGTAGCGTCCCTCGGCACGCAGGCGCTCGAACTGATCGTGGAGGTTGAACACGAGGGCCGGCGTCTCGAAGCACCGGGCGCGGCGGCTCGCCCGCGGGTGAAGCCCGACCAGGAAGAAGCCCTCGCCGCCGAGGCTCAGCGAGAAGTGCGGATCCTCCGGATCGGAGGCGACACGCGGATCGTAGGTTTGGCCGAGGCACTGGTCCTGGTCGGACAGTGACTGAACCCGTGCCCAGAGGGCCGTCTCGAAGGCCTCCTCGGACAGTGTGCAGGGACCTTCGAACAGCACCGCGAAGCTCTGGAACAGGGTCGGCTGCGCGCGGTAGCGGCAGATGAAGGCGAGCAGCGCCGGGTAGATGCGGGTGTCGTCGCCCCCGGATGTGATGTCGCGGGCAACGACGATCTTCATCTGGCCGCGCGACAGGGCAGATTTCGCACCCACGCACGGGAACGGCGCGTGCTGGATGAACTCCCGGAAGCGCTGAGCGAGGGGATGGCCATCGTCATTCGTGGGAAGCTGCATAGGGAAAGGGAATCACGCCACCGATATCGGGCACAGTCGCTTGCACCGCCGCCCGCCCGGCTGCGGTGTTGTCCCGAGTGGAATGCCCGGGAAACCGGTCGCCGGATGCATTGTTCCCCCGCTCAGCAGCGACAATCCTGGAATTGACCTATGTTAATCGGGTCATTGGGTGGCAGGAACTGGTCGAATACTTGCGGCCGCCTCGATGGTCGCGCGCTTCGCACCGGACGCCGGGCCGGCGTAAGGTCATCTTCGCACGGACTGAGGCACGCGCGTTTCTGTCCTGCTCGGGGGACGGAAGGCGCCGCCGGCTTTCCTGCTGCGGCGCGGTAGCCACGCTCACGCGCCCATGAACGGACGGCGGAGCGCCGTTAACCAACTGATTACCATGCAAACCTAGCGCAACCGGCAGAAACGGCGCCTCCGCGCCGGCTGGGCGCTGACGATGAACGCCGTCGATTTTCTGTCTTCCTGGTACGCCTCGGCCGCGGCACATCTCGATCTGTTCGGATCGCTGGGTCTCTTCCTGGGCTTTACTGCAGGCATCATGCCGCGCCGCGACCGGATTCTCCTGGCCTCGGCGGCCTGCGCGGCCTGTTTCGGCGCCCATTACCTGACGCTCGGGGCGCTCACCGGGATGGCGATGTGCGCGATCTCGGTGATGCAGAGCCTCGTCTCGCTGCGCTGCGTGGGGGCATCCGGGCGCAGCCACTGGGTCCGGCCGCTGTTCGCCGCGAGCACGCTCGCGGCGGCCGGCCTGACGATCGCCACCTGGAACGGCTGGCCGTCCGCCTGCGCGGCGGCCGGCACGCTGCTCGCCACGACCGCGCGCCTGCGCGAGGCGCCCCAGTCCATGCGCCTGCTGTTCCTGGGCGCCTCCCTGTGCTGGGCCGGACACAACCTCCTGGTCGGTTCGGTCTTCGGCCTGACCTGCGACGTGCTGACGATCCTTGGATTGGTGATCGCGCTTCTGCGGGCCTTCCAAGTGCGGGCGGTGGCACCGGCGGGTTCGGACTGCGTCCAGGCATAGGTCAGGTGCCGGCCGGGCGCCTGCGGCCGCAGGACAGGCGCCTGCGTCGATCCATTCGGGAAATCTCGCGCCCTTGGTCAGGTTGCTCGGTCGAGCCGGGGGCATGCGTCGCCCCCGGTAGCATCTGGAGGTTCCCGACCTTGCCCGAGGCGACCTACCCCCCGCTCGACGTGCTCAAGCCCGTAGCCGACGGCGTGTGGATCGTGGACAGCGGTCCGTTGCGGGCCCTGGGCATTCCGCTGCCCGTCCGGATGACGGTCGTCCGGCTCCGTGACGGCGGCCTCTGGCTGCACTCGCCGACGCGCTACGACGCGCGGCTCCACCGGGATATCGCGGCGCTGGGGCCGATCCGCCACTTGGTCGCGCCGAACATCGCTCACTGGACCTACCTGAAGGACTGGCAGACGCAGTGCCCTGAGGCGCTGACCTGGGCGGCGCCGAACCTGCGCCAGCGCGGGCAGGTCCGCCGCTCCGGCCTGCGCATCGACCGTGTGCTGGACGACGCGGCGCCTCCGGACTGGGCGGCGGACCTGCGCCAGGTCGTTGTCCCCGGCG
The sequence above is drawn from the Methylobacterium mesophilicum SR1.6/6 genome and encodes:
- the gntA gene encoding guanitoxin biosynthesis heme-dependent pre-guanitoxin N-hydroxylase GntA encodes the protein MQLPTNDDGHPLAQRFREFIQHAPFPCVGAKSALSRGQMKIVVARDITSGGDDTRIYPALLAFICRYRAQPTLFQSFAVLFEGPCTLSEEAFETALWARVQSLSDQDQCLGQTYDPRVASDPEDPHFSLSLGGEGFFLVGLHPRASRRARCFETPALVFNLHDQFERLRAEGRYERLRSAIVDRDVAWTGSVNPMLAQHGEHSAARQFSGRAVPEAWACPFRRGEAAPSWDAQQVAEDLSFGAFVARQMDS
- a CDS encoding antibiotic biosynthesis monooxygenase, which codes for MTQTTIHPESADAFARWQAGTHAVVASFPGFIEQQLMPPRPPLQADWVILQRFATLEHAKAWLASPERQARIAGTAPMLVGRDDVHIVNDRASAARTVPVSAVISTRVKPGMEAAYLGWEQKMAAAQSKARGLQGYRFEPAVPGVQEDFVAILRFDSDANLQAWLASPQRRALIAEAAPLTAEFHTRTVQSGFEQWFREVAPAGAAPAAWKMNMIVVLTLYPTVFLWGLLVGTPILAQTLKLDFPIALFVGNVFSVLLTSRMVPWAAKRLSWWLSPDPERRARIDLQGALLLAAAYAIMILIFWTLP
- a CDS encoding DUF4336 domain-containing protein, with product MPEATYPPLDVLKPVADGVWIVDSGPLRALGIPLPVRMTVVRLRDGGLWLHSPTRYDARLHRDIAALGPIRHLVAPNIAHWTYLKDWQTQCPEALTWAAPNLRQRGQVRRSGLRIDRVLDDAAPPDWAADLRQVVVPGGFSFREVAFFHGASGTLILTDLVLNLEPAKMPALLRPFLRVARMTPPHGQPPPYLRLVIRLHRRAAARAAASLIALKPERVVFAHGLWFAGDATARLRHALRWLGPPG
- a CDS encoding nucleoside deaminase, with translation MADKHEEFMARAIALSERTSLVDSAGGVFGCVIVQDGQIIAEGANRVVAENDPTWHGEIEAIRKACKAQGSFKLRDATLYTSAEPCPMCMAAAYWAGIKRIYYAAQVEDALEYGGFDDSMIYAELKKDVGERSISTQQIMREEAVEVWKKYAQKADRVPY
- a CDS encoding methyltransferase; its protein translation is MTRSEPFPQDEDAVLALARALRDTGYTFTTVTPATHAHVNARPRNAEARSLRDVFGWSRPFRPEVLPEPILHLMRAAGAVVEDGPLLRSTIRFSSLDGELFAHSAYPPSAADAVFFGPDTTRFASAVIAHLESRTKPVRRAVDIGCGSGAAGICVAKRASGAEVVLVDINPAAMRAARINGRLAGTGGVKVLRSDMLRDVAGRFDLIVSNPPFMIDSAARAYRHGGGPLGAGLSLAVTEQAIERLNPGGSLVLFTGAAIVEGEDPFREAVAERCTRDGLDWTYREFDPDEYGEELANAVYDEVERLALVILTVTQP
- a CDS encoding YgjV family protein, which produces MNAVDFLSSWYASAAAHLDLFGSLGLFLGFTAGIMPRRDRILLASAACAACFGAHYLTLGALTGMAMCAISVMQSLVSLRCVGASGRSHWVRPLFAASTLAAAGLTIATWNGWPSACAAAGTLLATTARLREAPQSMRLLFLGASLCWAGHNLLVGSVFGLTCDVLTILGLVIALLRAFQVRAVAPAGSDCVQA
- the egtD gene encoding L-histidine N(alpha)-methyltransferase, which codes for MNDEFLRDALAGLTAEPKTLPGKYLWDETGSDLFDRICHNADYYPTAQEMALLPRAAADVARRVAPGVTVVEFGSGASRKIRTLLDALPDPSNYVAIDISGDYLEAAIRRLAPDYPGIAMVPVCADYSRPVQLPVAAGPGGILGFYPGTSIGNFEPREAGRFLERARATLGPSLFLVGADGTHNPERLQRAYGGADGLMAAFHGNILTRLNRELGADFDRDNFRHAVCVCLDPLRVEAQLVAIRPARYRLGDRTITVAASEGIRTDTSHKYTADAFRALASASGWTPRALWQAEGGSFNLHLLEAEA